Genomic DNA from Hordeum vulgare subsp. vulgare chromosome 2H, MorexV3_pseudomolecules_assembly, whole genome shotgun sequence:
GGGCATTGTATggggtgtgctagagatgctctaagagtcCGGAATTAAGACATGTGAATGCCGAACATGAGATACAAGAGGCCATCCGGATGCGTCCACGGGCTTACTCGGATAGTCTTCGCATGTATAGAAGGTCGGATTTGCTCTTATGCCACTCAATCAACTTGCTATCCAATGCGTTGTCACGCAAGGTAATAAGGGCAATTTGTCTActcaaaaataaaaagataaaattAGGGTAATTTGAGATAAGGACCAAATGGATTTTTGAAGTAGGAAATATATTTAGCATTAACTTAAAACGCATTTAAAGTTGGCCAAAGAAATACAGTAGTATTTATAATTATTTTATATGGCAAAACTCCGTCGATTGGTTATTTTGTTTGATATCAAGaatgaattcaatgcaaataaaaGGTCCAAAACTAATACTAGAAACAAATTAATGCTGGCCTTGATTTCTCTCCTGGGAACGAATTAATCCTCGTCTATATATATTCTCACCAAGGGGCAAGCAAGGTCACAGCAGATCGGTCAAAGCAAACGATTCCTCCGTTTCTCTTCCTGCAGACGTTCGATCATCTTTGTCATCCCCAGACAGGGACACCTAGCAATGGCGAGTAGCCTCAGGATGGCCTTTATCGCCATCGCTCTCGCAGCCACCACGCTCCTCTTCGCCACCCCACGAGCTCAAGGTATTAACACGCATAACGGAGATCATATGTTTCCTTTTCTGTTGTGATGATCGCTGATTGTTTTTTCTGCCGTGACTAATGACCAGCATGGGATGCGGACATGGTGCCGGTGGGGGCGCCTGAGCACGCGCTGACGGCGATcccgggcggcggcgcggggacgtTGGCAGCGGGAGCGCCAGCGTGCCTCCAGTGCCGGTGCTGCTCCAAGTCGAACCCGGGCAGCTGCCAGATCACGAGCTGCTGCTCCACCTTCAACTGCGATCCCAGCGGCAAGTGCAACCTCGTGCAACAAAAGTGCGGCTGCAACGGCTGCTAATCGGCCAGTCATCACCGTGCTAGCTGCCTCCATGTCAAATTTCTCTGTGGAGCCGCCAAGTGTTTTCTttgttccattttgtttttcttaGGAAAATTCCCATATATTTTGTGTACTGCCAAATGGGATTGTTCCATCGTACTTTTCGCGGGCCACAAATGTGGCAGAGATATTACTAGGTTACTCGGCCTATATAGAGGCCGGCAATGGTGTAATGTGTTTGGAAGAATTCCTACCATTATTTTCAAACTAGTTTTTCGAAAAGCATGTGATTTCATTTCtttgtccttcttattttctcGCGCGAGTTGCGTGACTGTGCGTTTACATATTTGCTACTTTCTTATCTAGATGTGATATAGTTATCTCACATCTAGTATCTAATTAACCACATGATCTAGACGTCAAGATTCATATTCTTTGTCTTTTTTTTTATCATTTGGCGTTGGTCATGTAGCATTACTCACGCAAGGTATCCCGGCTGGTATTGAGGCTGTTGCTTCCATTTTTACAAGGAAAAGGTCCAAAATAAACATTGAAGTGGTAACCACTAGCTAAATCGAACCCCAAACTTACAATCTCCGAAATTGGCACTCTCAACTCACTAATCCTtgtctaatactccctccgtcccaaaattcttgtctttggtttgtctaaaaatggatgtatctaaatactaatacATGACTAGATAcgttcatatctaaacaaattaAAGACAagcattttgagacggagggagtacgaaCCCTGACAACCTTTTAGTGGAAAAAACGCTGAGTTGGCCGTAGTCAACCGGGATTTACTGACTCGTGGGCCAGCGAGTGATTTATCGTTGACCTAACTGGTGCGCTCGGGGTATTTGGGCGCACAGAAGCTAGGGTTAGCGGCGGCAGGGGCGACGGGGTGCAGAGCACCGCGGAGGCACGGGTGACGGGGCGCAGGGCACGGCGGCGGCGCGATGTTGTGGACTTCCGGGGCTTCTTCCGCCCCCGGTTTCCGTCGCGCGAGTGGAAGGAGGGGCACAGATTCGAGGTCTCCTGTCGCTTACAGGGAGAACCCAATGGACTACGAGCCGCGGAGCTGTGTCACTGCAGAGAGCCGCGGAAGGCACCGAGGTGGATCTCGTGGAGCCGTCAAAATCCCGGCAGGAGGTACtactcatgcgtagatgtaatggtGAGCCCCAATTTGAGTGCTCATATCCTTTCTCTTCTGCTAATTTGTTTGGTCTTGTCTGAAATTGATTTCTTGTTCTTGCCTCATTTTTGTTGAATAACATGGTGGACGTGGCTATGTGGAATGACATGATGATCCTTTGCCCAAGTATTATAGTGACCTGATTGGAGATTTGAGAGACGAGGTGTGGAGGCTAAAGGGTCAAAGATCTGTGGCTCAGACTGAAGATGAGTGTATAAATGTTCCTATGCCTGGACATGAAGCATCAATGGTTATGGCTCTTCAGCTTCAGTTAAATGAGAGGAATGCATAACTAGAAGCAATGAAGGGGAAATATATGAATGTGCTGATGGTTTTCATTGTCTTTGTGGTAGGTGTAGTTGTTGGGAAAATGCTAGTGTACCAAATTTCAGTTTGGCAAGTGGATTTAGTATGTACTGTAATGAAAATGTTATGTATGAATTTGTGATCTGGCAGTCAATGAAAATCAAGCTTAATAATTCTGTCATTTTGACCTACATATTTGCTGCCATTTGGACTGTATGCAATTTCTGCCAATTAGACTTGAAATTTTGCTGCCATTGTAAATAGATAGCATCATAACTAGATAGCATCTGCAACATCAAATCCATGTTTGCAAAGGTTACAAAACCTGGTTCACTTTCAGGTTTGCAACACTAGAAAGTAGGCAAGATTACACATTGCTTGGGCACCAGCTTCACTACCTCTTGCTGTTGCAAATGATGTTTGCAAAGGTTACAAAAGCTGGTGCACTTTCAGGTTTGCAACACTAGAAAGTAGGCAAGATTACACACTGCCACTAGCAGTAAAGTACTTAAAGCTTCGAATTAAAGATGCAGGgtctctctttctcttctttgagAAACCACCATGTATCCCAGTAGATGGCCCAACTTGTGCACTTGTAGATGTCTTTCTTGGAGGCTTAAATgttctttcttgggcaccatctgCACTACCTCTTGCTGTTGCAAATGATGTAGCTTGGGGGGTTGGAGGTGCACTTGATCTTGCTTGGGCACTAGCTGCACTTCCACTTGCTATTGCAGGAGGTGCACTTGATCTTGCTTGGGCACCAGCTGCACTTCCACTTGTTCCAGGATGCTACAAGTCAAGAAATCATGTTAAATTGCATAGACTAAAATAAAATCACTGATACAAGTAAACAAATCATGTTGAATTACCTCTGATGCCTTGTTCTTTTTGCCAGTCTTCACAAGATGTGCATTCCTCTTCTTGCCTCTGTCTAggtgtttcttgcaacctccCTTGTTGTGGTCAGGAGTATTGCACAGAGAGCAAGTAATTATAGTGCCATGCTTGCAGGAGTATTGCACCTTTCTCCCTTTGTTCCTGAATTCTAGCTAATATTTTCTTTCTGATCTTCTCTTGCATTGAGATTAAGGGATAAAACCTTGCATCAATAATGGCATGATTGAAAGACTCACACAAGTTGTTGGCAACTGACTCACAAAAGGAACCAACTGCAAAAAATGCTCTTGCCCAGTGTCCTGGCTCTATGTTCATTATATCCTGTGCACCCTCTAGTGTTTCTTGTGCTAGCTTTGCTTTGTAGTAATCAAAAATCTTGTTTGTTAGATGCTTTGGCCACTGCCCATAATTTTTTCTGCAATTCATGTGCCCTATGCTTTTTCCTCCAATTGGCATAGATATGTCTAGCACACTGCCTGTGGGGGATATTATCCCGTCATAAGACCTGCCCCATGAGGCCGGGTCAGGATAAATGGCGGCTCTACCTCTATGAACAAGATGGGCCGTTATCTAAGAAATAGAAGGTGCCAGATGAGACGGTTGGCCCAAGACCCAACGAAGGCGACTTGCGGCCCACATGAAGAAAGAGACACCAGAAGCTTCCTTACGTGGgagacaaggcgagttagagataggCCGGCTTACAAATTGTAATGAGGGTCAGACTCTTGTAAAactagagcctcgacctgtatataaaggcgagtctctagggttgatagGGTCAAGTTAAGAtcaatcaagagctaggtcaggcaaattcacacccttgtaatcgattcccacaacaatatacacatagcaggacgtaggcttttacctaaatctgaggggccgaacctgggtaaacgcgtctgccgtttcccgatcaacccctttgagtcgccacatagttgcgatggcttcaccactaagtcctttcatgaggacatatgtcatgaaaaaaccacgacagttggcggccACCGTGGGGCCTGTGCACGATGGAGTTAAGTTCTcagagggagcccttccagggttcgggagctatgcGGCCGGCCTCATGACTAAGAGTCGTCGCGaaaaatactacatcgacaagTCAAGCTGGGGTCCCGAGGCCGGATCAATCGAATCCGGGTACCGGGGCCCCTTCGACAAGATCcatgtcttcatcggcaagatcggaacgccggttcctgagccggacattcgcaccgacatcgtcgagccggctcggctTGCCCAACCCATCACGCGTCAGCTCGGACGACGTCGCGCCTTTGTCAGCTTCACGCAAGGAGTCGCCCTCCCAGAGGAGCAGGAAGCTGGCTGAGACACCCCCATCAACTCCGATGGCGAGTCATCGATGGGAGACACCAATTCAATCTTCCTTCTCCATGAAGGGAGGCTAGGTGGTTTTCCTGAGGCAACGATCTCCGAAGAACCGCAGGTATGTCCCCGccaaatcgccatctatatggaaGGAGCCACGGCGGCTCAGGACCAGCCAAACACGGCAAACACCAATGGGGCCAGCGGGTCAGGCAAGACCCCAACTCAGGCCATGTTAGATCTGATGGCAGAGATCTCGAAACTCATGGCGGTGGTCATGACGGCTGACAACCAAGCGGAGGTTAACGCCGAGTTGGCTAAACTTCGCGAAGAGATGGCCCAGATACAGCGCTAGATCGATGCAGAGAAGCCCCGGATGGTGGATCGACAAGCCCTGATTGATGAAGAGGAGGAGCGTCTGAAGTTGGAggcctagcagctctagcactagTTGCGTCAGAAGCTGTCTATGAGAGGAGGCGCCAGAGTCGCGTCCCGCACAACCTTAATCCAACTTGCCTGTTAGCTGCCCGCAAACGCTCGAAGCAAATCGTAACCCGCCAGGCCAAGGCGATCCACGTGAGGAAATCGTTCAACAACCGATGCAACCCCCATTGAATCCAGAGATGACTCAGCACTTTCAAACGCCTCAGGGTCACTTTTCCaatccggtggataacgtgctggctgcaacccgccacttggagtatCTCCAAGTCCGTGGGAACACAACCTTAGAGGTGGAAGCACGAAACACCATAGAGATGTTACAAAATGCGGTAGTCCAGCAGGCTCAGTTCTCCTATAGTTGCGACCGTCTACATTCCACACCACAAGCGATGCGCACGAAGAGTCGCCCAGATGGCCCTCAGACGGTTTCCAACGACGCTCGTCGACACCAACCTCAGGCCAATCTACCGGAGCCGCCAACACCCAACGCCCAAGCGCTTGTCAACGTTGCCCGGGCCGCCCGGCAGGCCGATGCGGAGGTGGCGGCATCCATGGTGGATCAAGGAGGTCCGGGTCATGCCCAACCAGCCTCAGGACATGGTGGACAAGGTAGGAATGTCGGGGTCCCTTGTCTATCTTTCGCTCTGTGCAACGAACgcatgcccaaagacttcaaaggtcctcgtaaggtgcccaattacactcCTGTACTTGAGCCGGGGGCATGGGTGGAAAGTTACGAGctggccatggacatgctcgatgccaGTGATGTACACTGCGccaagtacttcaccatgatgttggaaggacCAGCTCGTACGTGGTTGAGGAACCTACCGccaaactccatcaacacctcggCAGAACTTAAGGAGCGTTTTGTCAAGAACTTTCGTGGGACTTGCAAGCGTTCGATGACTATTGTAGATCGCCAACACTGTGTTCAATGGTTAGATGAATCTGCTCATCATTGGACCCAACaggttgcggaaatcatccactcggATGATATCTCGGCGGGTCAGGCCATCCTGATTTTGGAGAAGAACTGTCATTTCGAACTcctggtgttgaagcttggccgcctcaagcaaaaggtgcaggatatgggcgagttgatggacaccctcaccaggtacGCTGAGTCGGACGGGACGGAGTACGCCAGCTCTGATGACGAGAAGGTCAGCGAAGCTAAAAGAGGTGAAGGAGGCAATGGCCACGACCACCAACACTCTGGGCGCAATAATAACCAAGGAGGTCACGAAAAGAGGAGGCATCAGTATGGCGTCTCCGATTTTGTTGCAAACACCAATGCCGGGCCACGGAATCAACAACGGAACACACATCAATGCGATTTTCAAGACCGAGGCTTTACTGGGAGGAAGCCACGCAATTACTCCAGGTGCCCCGTctactcattcttgggaaaattgttttgtgatgcaggagtttcgccTTCAGGCATCTcagggtcatcaaggaggagtagAAGACGCCCAGCGGGATTAGTTTGGCCCGGGCGGATCATGTGACTCCTTGTTCGGTGATTTTTCTAAC
This window encodes:
- the LOC123429892 gene encoding uncharacterized protein LOC123429892, which codes for MASSLRMAFIAIALAATTLLFATPRAQAWDADMVPVGAPEHALTAIPGGGAGTLAAGAPACLQCRCCSKSNPGSCQITSCCSTFNCDPSGKCNLVQQKCGCNGC